A portion of the Bacteroides faecium genome contains these proteins:
- a CDS encoding MmcQ/YjbR family DNA-binding protein encodes MNIEEFREYCLSFKGVHEKMPFPNVPDKYSRDILCFYVADKWFCFVNIEIFDFCCIKCNPDESRELQTEYAGIRPGWHMNKKYWISVYFNQDVPDEKIKELVSNSYDIVVKSLTKKEREIL; translated from the coding sequence ATGAATATAGAAGAATTTAGAGAATACTGCCTGTCTTTTAAGGGAGTCCATGAAAAGATGCCGTTTCCCAATGTACCCGATAAATATAGCCGTGACATTCTATGCTTTTATGTAGCAGACAAATGGTTCTGTTTCGTTAATATTGAGATTTTCGATTTTTGCTGCATCAAATGCAACCCTGATGAATCAAGGGAGTTGCAAACCGAATATGCCGGTATAAGACCGGGATGGCACATGAATAAGAAATATTGGATCAGCGTCTATTTCAATCAAGATGTACCTGATGAGAAAATCAAAGAGCTTGTAAGCAACTCCTACGATATCGTAGTCAAAAGTCTGACAAAGAAAGAACGGGAAATACTATAA